A single Phragmites australis chromosome 4, lpPhrAust1.1, whole genome shotgun sequence DNA region contains:
- the LOC133916192 gene encoding myb-related protein 2-like — MYHHQQQLQSHSHFLSSRQSFPQERHLLLQGGSIPAEPGLVLSTDAKPRLKWTPELHERFVEAVNQLGGPDKATPKTIMRLMGVPGLTLYHLKSHLQKYRLSKNVHAQANGGSAKNVVSCTMAMGKQPEGNGSSVSHLTQTNKSVHIGEALQMQIEVQRRLHEQLEVQRHLQLRIEAQGKYLQSVLEKAQETLAKQNAGSVGLETAKMQLSELVSKVSTECLQHAFTGFEEIEGSQMLQGHAMQLGDGSVDSCLTACEGSHKDQDILSISLSAHKGKEIGGMTFATQVKETGSEDLFLDKLSRTPPSHQERREGRDSFSMPCQTANLDLNINDTNDGPQNCKKFDLNGFSWA, encoded by the exons ATgtatcatcatcaacaacagcTCCAGAGCCACAGCCATTTCCTGTCTTCCAGACAGAGTTTCCCTCAGGAGAGGCACTTGCTTTTGCAGGGAGGAAGTATTCCAGCAGAACCGGGGCTCGTGCTTTCTACTGATGCTAAGCCTAGGTTAAAATGGACACCTGAACTACATGAACGGTTTGTGGAGGCGGTAAATCAACTTGGTGGACCTGATA AAGCTACTCCAAAGACAATCATGAGACTCATGGGTGTTCCTGGACTAACGCTATATCACCTTAAGAGTCATCTTCAG AAATACAGACTAAGCAAAAATGTCCATGCTCAAGCTAACGGTGGAAGTGCAAAAAATG TGGTTAGCTGCACCATGGCAATGGGGAAACAACCGGAAGGAAATGGATCGTCAGTCAGCCACCTAACCCAGACAAACAA ATCTGTGCACATAGGTGAAGCCCTTCAGATGCAAATTGAAGTACAGCGGCGGCTACATGAGCAACTAGAG GTACAAAGGCACTTGCAACTCCGGATTGAAGCACAAGGAAAGTATCTACAATCGGTGCTGGAAAAGGCGCAGGAGACACTTGCAAAGCAAAATGCAGGCTCAGTTGGTCTAGAAACTGCAAAGATGCAACTGTCAGAATTAGTCTCAAAGGTATCAACAGAATGCCTCCAGCATGCCTTTACAGGCTTCGAGGAGATTGAAGGTTCACAAATGCTACAAGGACACGCCATGCAACTTGGTGATGGATCAGTTGATAGCTGCTTAACTGCATGTGAGGGCTCACATAAAGATCAAGATATCCTATCAATTAGCCTTTCTGCTCACAAAGGAAAGGAGATAGGAGGTATGACGTTTGCTACGCAAGTGAAAGAAACAGGAAGCGAGGATTTGTTTCTCGACAAACTGAGCAGGACGCCTCCAAGTCACCAAGAAAGGCGTGAGGGGAGAGACAGCTTTAGTATGCCATGCCAGACAgcaaatttggatttgaatatCAATGACACAAATGACGGGCCACAGAACTGCAAGAAATTTGACTTGAATGGGTTCAGCTGGGCCTAG
- the LOC133916193 gene encoding pyruvate kinase, cytosolic isozyme-like has translation MAGVECGVGGPVEIWRRRPKTKIVCTLGPASRSVEMCARLLRAGMCVARFNFSHGSHEYHQETLDNLRKAMDITGVLCAVMLDTKGPEIRTGFLKDGKPVKLTQGKEITITTNYSIKGDENMISMSYQKMAVDLKPGSTILCADGTITLTVLSCDPGQGLVRCCCENSALLGERKNVNLPGVIVDLPTLTEKDKVDILQWGIPNKIDMIALSFVRKGSDLHMVRSVLGEHAKSILLMSKVENQEGVSNFDEILANSDAFMVARGDLGMEIPIEKIFYAQKVMIFKCNVQGKPVVTATQMLESMIKSPRPTRAEATDVANAVLDGTDCVMLSGETAAGAYPELAVQTMSRICLQAESQTDYEAVFKLITNAAPIPMSPLESLASSAVRTANISKASLILVLTRGGTTARLVAKYRPAMPVLSAVVPEMKTDDNFNWTCSDERPARHSMIVRGLIPMLSAATAKASDTESTEEVISFAIDHAKKLSICKSGDSVVALHRIGAASIIKIMTVN, from the exons ATGGCGGGCGTCGAGTGCGGCGTCGGGGGGCCGGTGGAGatatggcggcggcggcccaaGACCAAGATCGTCTGCACCCTCGGCCCGGCCTCGCGGTCCGTGGAGATGTGCGCGCGGCTGCTGCGCGCCGGCATGTGCGTCGCGCGGTTCAACTTCTCGCACGGCTCGCACGAGTACCACCAGGAGACCCTCGACAACCTCCGTAAGGCCATGGACATCACCGGCGTCCTCTGCGCCGTCATGCTCGACACCAAG GGACCAGAGATTCGTACAGGCTTTTTGAAAGATGGAAAGCCTGTAAAGCTGACACAGGGGAAAGAGATTACCATCACCACAAATTATTCCATAAAGGGTGACGAGAACATGATTTCCATGAGCTACCAAAAGATGGCTGTAGACCTGAAGCCTGGTAGCACTATACTATGCGCTGATGGCACCATCACACTCACGGTGCTTTCTTGTGATCCTGGGCAAGGCCTGGTTCGTTGCTGTTGCGAGAACTCTGCTCTTCTTGGGGAGAGAAAAAATGTCAATCTTCCTGGGGTCATTGTGGATCTCCCAACATTAACAGAAAAGGACAAAGTGGATATCCTGCAGTGGGGTATCCCAAACAAGATTGACATGATCGCACTATCCTTCGTACGCAAAGGATCAGATCTTCATATGGTTCGAAGTGTACTTGGAGAACATGCCAAGTCAATCCTACTTATGTCCAAG GTCGAGAATCAAGAAGGTGTTTCTAATTTTGATGAGATTCTTGCAAACTCAGATGCTTTCATGGTTGCCAGAGGTGATTTGGGAATGGAGATACCTATTGAGAAGATATTCTATGCTCAAAAGGTGATGATCTTCAAATGCAATGTTCAAGGAAAGCCTGTTGTTACTGCAACCCAGATGCTGGAGTCTATGATTAAATCTCCTCGCCCTACAAGAGCAGAAGCAACGGATGTTGCAAATGCTGTCCTGGATGGCACAGATTGTGTGATGCTCAGTGGTGAGACTGCAGCTGGGGCATATCCGGAGCTAGCCGTGCAGACGATGTCTAGGATTTGCTTACAAGCAGAGTCACAGACAGACTATGAAGCTGTTTTCAAGTTAATTACTAATGCCGCCCCAATTCCTATGAGTCCATTGGAGAGTTTGGCATCATCAGCAGTTCGAACTGCTAATATCTCCAAAGCATCACTCATCTTGGTCCTCACAAGGGGAGGTACAACCGCAAGGCTCGTGGCGAAGTACAGGCCAGCCATGCCGGTGCTATCTGCTGTGGTCCCAGAAATGAAGACGGATGATAATTTCAATTGGACTTGCAGCGATGAGCGTCCTGCTAGGCACAGCATGATTGTTAGGGGCCTGATCCCGATGTTGAGCGCTGCTACCGCAAAGGCATCTGATACCGAGTCCACTGAGGAAGTCATCAGCTTTGCCATAGATCATGCAAAGAAGCTCAGCATCTGCAAATCAGGAGATTCGGTTGTTGCGCTGCATCGTATCGGTGCAGCATCTATCATCAAGATCATGACGGTCAATTAG
- the LOC133914738 gene encoding elongation factor 2-like, with protein MESGSAASTDTGKHVIPGKGELHLEICLNDLQLLHIEAWPLEKDLAKAIDNKLIGSKDEVKVHAKVLFKEFGWDKDLAKKIWCFGHEATGSNIFMDMCKGVQYVGEIRTRWSLASSWPPRRVCTLKRACMVSDLCSAMS; from the exons ATGGAGTCTGGCTCCGCAGCCAGTACAG ACACCGGCAAGCATGTCATCCCTGGCAAGGGAGAGCTCCATCTAGAGATCTGCCTCAATGACCTGCAGCTGCTGCACATAGAGGCATGGCCGCTGGAGAAGGACCTTGCCAAGGCGATTGACAACAAGCTCATCGGCTCCAAGGATGAGGTCAAGGTCCATGCCAAGGTCCTATTCAAGGAGTTCGGTTGGGACAAGGACCTGGCTAAGAAAATTTGGTGCTTCGGTCATGAGGCAACTGGCTCCAACATATTCATGGACATGTGCAAAGGTGTCCAGTATGTGGGTGAGATCAGGACTCGGTGGTCACTGGCTTCCAGTTGGCCTCCAAGGAGGGTGTGCACGCTGAAGAGAGCATGCATGGTGTCTGATTTATGCTCCGCGATGTCGTAG